A single region of the Chrysoperla carnea chromosome 5, inChrCarn1.1, whole genome shotgun sequence genome encodes:
- the LOC123300010 gene encoding glutaredoxin-C4-like — protein sequence MGLFFSKTPSVSRNAMSSLSAEGVKELISSDKVVIFSKSYCPYCKMAKEVFDKLKHKYTAIELDERNDTDAVQDILGEMTGARSVPRVFVNGQFIGGGTDVKALYESGDLQKKLEA from the exons ATGGGCttatttttctccaaaactccATCAGTTTCACGTAACGCTATGAGTTCTCTATCCGCAGAAGGTGTTAAGGAGCTTATCTCCAGTGATAAAgttgtgattttttctaaaagttatTGTCCATACTGTAAAATGGCCAAAGAA GTATtcgataaattaaaacataagtaTACAGCCATTGAATTAGATGAACGAAATGATACTGATGCCGTACAAGATATTCTAGGAGAAATGACAGGGGCACGTTCG gtaCCTCGTGTATTTGTAAATGGGCAATTTATTGGTGGTGGAACTGATGTTAAAGCTTTATATGAATCCGGCGATTTACAAAAGAAATTAGAAGCTTAA